The region tcttgtgtctccctcccaccctccctatcccacccgtctaggtggtcacaaagcaccgagctgatatccctgtgctatgcggctgcttcccactagctatctattttacatttggtagtatatatacagacttaaaattttaaatatattcttgtaTCTGTGGACGTCTCTTTAGCATTTCATACTCATGGTGATTTTCTCCGTCTGGAAGCTCTCTACTCCCTTGGTTTCTATGGAATAGCACTCGTCTGATTATTTCAGCTCTTGGATCATTCCCTTATCTCTTTACTGACATCTTTGTCCTCTAACTATTCCTTAAAGGTGGTATCCTCACAGTTCTATCCTCAGCCTCCTCTTCCTCACATCTCTCATAGTTCTTGCATGATTTCAACAACTTTCAATGTGGAGAGAATCATCTCTAGTCCAGATTCCAGGCATCGGCCCAGTTTATCCACTTCCTATTGTATTTCCAACTGAATATTCGTTCAGGCAACCTATATTGTACCTTACACTCAATCTGGCAACGTTGAAACTTATCTCTTCAATTAGACTACGAGCTAATTGGAGCAGAAggtttttattcacttttataCCCTTCTAGCCTAACACGTAATAGGATCTCACACATATTTGTTGACCAGCTGACCAACAGAGTGAGTGAATGCTTCATAGGTCTACTTCTAACCCCAGCTCTGAGTTAAAGAACACATACCTTTTCTCTTCAGATTCCTGGCCTGTGCCCTTTGGGCTACATTCAAACCTAAGATGGTGGCATCCGGATTCTCTCTCAAGCCAGTAAAGTCATCTGTTTTGATTTCTTAAGACACAAGGACTCCATCTTTCCCATGGAACACGGCTTCTCTTTAGCAGAGAGCAGTAAGAAGCTTCATTTTTGCCCTTCCTTCTCTGAACTTTAGGGTGACAGCTCGAGGTTAGGGGATCCCAATATTCTTGCCCCCCAGTGATGGCTTCTTCCCTTGAGCCCTTCTCCAGACTGTCAGACCCCCTAGCGGGCCCTTACCTTGAAGAAGAGTGATAGCCAGGATGAGGCCAGCCAGACGCATCCCCTGCTCCATAGCAGCCTCTGTTCTTCTCCCGCAGAAGCACTGAGCAGCCCCtagcagccagccagccagcctgtgCTAGCATATAGCCTGGCTCCGCCCAGCATCCTTAGGGCTGGGGCCCCTGTGAGAAGGCAAGAACCCGGAGCCTCCACCCTCTGCTTCAAGCGTGGGcagtgggtgggggcagggctcaGGAGGGCTGCAGGTGCAGATATCTCTGGCTTTTCAGTTAAGGAGAGGAGcgtgggtggtggaggggagggagcggGAGGGAGTGCTGGATTCCCATCTCAGAGACTCAGCTGGTACAGAAAGCCACCTTGGGTGCTGGGCAGGAGGTGGCCTGGGCCCCTTTCTTTTTATGAGGGGAAGATAAACGTTTCTGCCACCACTTGTTACTTGGATCTCAGCCAGTTGTTGCCTGTTGCTAGCTGTTGTTGTTAGAACTAGTGAATTTAGGTGGGAACTCTTAGGTGCTTGGGGCTGGAACTCTGAACAGAAAGCCGCCTCAGTCCAGGGATTTTTTTCACTGCTCTCTGAGATGCGCTCATCAAAGTGGTGCCTGCCTGGAAAGGAATGGGTAGGACAATTCCACCAAGACGGACCATACATTTCCAAGGACTAGGGTCAGCTGCGTTCCCAAGATCTCAGGCCCCTCAGCCGGTCAGCCAGTGAATTGACAAAAATGTACAGAGCTCTCGTCATGTGCCACACACAGGCCAGGTGCTGGTGATACAGAAGTGAGCGAGACATGCACGCTCTCTGCCCTCAGATAAATTACAGTCTAACTGCGACAGTGTAGACAGTTTGGGATTTCCATAGCCCAGAGGAAAAAAGTCCATTTGTCTCCTGGGGAGGCTCAATTGTGCTGCGAGTTAATCATATTGTTATTAATAACTCTCTCTCTTATTGAGAACATATGAAGTGTCAGGCACCATGGAAACATTCCATTCGAATTCTTCTCATGATACTGAGGGAATTAGGCTCTGAAGAATTCTGTGACTGGCTCAGACCCAGCAGGTAGACAGTATTGGAGCCAGGATGTAAATCTCTCATTAGGGGCCTCCCAAAGCTCAAACTCCCACTGCTAAGAAGCTATTTAGTCTGGTGTCCCAGGCGACCCAAGGAGGACCTCGGGTAGGGTCCCAGGAAAGACCAGGAAAGGGAGGAACCTAGCTGATATGGCTTATGGGATGGAGTTCACAGCTTGTCTCAAGGGTTTTGATAGGTGGCAGTTTTTAGGTGGTGAGTAAATGTAGTGATGTTGCTGACAGGAACTCAGAATTTCTTGTTTTTCATCAGTGACTCAAGAAAGGACACCCTGAATCTCCTTTTACTTCCTAGAAGTCCAGGCAACCTTTTCCATATCGTCTGCTTCCCCAttctacccctcccccaccctccatgCTCTGAGAAAGAGCGATTTGCACCTGCTTCcttcctaccccacccccagcctaccTCTACCCTGGCAGCCTCCCATCACCAACAGTGGAGAGCAGAGAAATAGGCGTCTTCTAGTGCCTCCGCCACCCTTTACTTTTTCCGGGTACACATGAGTCAGTTGGGGGAAGGCGGCTTTCACCTTGGCTGATAGTTCTGTGACTTGGGTCTGTCTACTGGATGAATTCTGCTGGAAGATGGAACACAGAAGTTTTCTGTCTGGCCTGATACTGGCTGCCCTTCTCTCCCAAGGTAAGGCTTCTCTGGGTGGATGGGGGCATCTTGGAGAAGGGACCTAAGGGGGACATTACCACCTGGAATGTGGTCCACTCGAAAGTCCTTCTCAATGCTAGCTTCAATTCACCAGGCAGCGTTGTCAAGGAGGTCCATGTTGGGATGTAGCACAGGGTCTGGGAAGCACAGGCTCTTGGCTCTGACTGACTCCAGCTAGGGGTGCATCTTGGCCTTGAATGTCTCCCTGAAGACCTTAGGCCAGAGATCTGTAGGAAGTGTTGCAGTATGTGCGTGCCTTAGCCTAGGGCTGGTAATGGGAGCACTGTTCCTTCTAGGGCAGAGAGCCTATGGGATCCAGGACTCTTGGTCATTTGGCCATCATGATGTCCCACCTGGGGCCATGGCCCAGCACTCAGGGGAATGCTTTAAGAGAAAAGTTAAATTGAGGCTGAGCAGGAGGGAGGGCAGATTTGGGTTGGTAGAATGACCCACTCATCCACGTTTGCCTGGTTTTAAAACTGATACTCTCATGTCCCAGGTATTCTCTCaatcccaggcaaactgggatgaATGGTTACCCTAGTAGTCAGCGTCTTTGGGACATCCAGGATTTCCATTGGAAACGGATCCCCAAGGAATACATGACTATGCGATGTGGAGCATCTGATGTACATGTATCTCCCTGAGAATACATGCATTTTCTCCTGACCTGCTACAGAGGCAAGAGAAATGGCTCTTCGGGGGGTTTTCTAGAGGATGCTCTTCTATCCAAATTGGTAACTGACTATGAATCTCAGGAAGAATGTAGATTCCACTTTTTCCTGGGATTGGAGATATAGATTCCAGTGCCTCTGTGGGCTGTGGAGATGCTCTCAGTCACAGCAGTTCAGTGGATCTAGAAAGGTGCCGTTCATACCTCCAACCCTTAAACTCCCCACAAGACTTGACCTGTGTGGAGCCCCAAGAACAgattcaataaaaagttttttcctGTCCCTCTCCTCCTAAGCAAGTGTAGAACAACTAAAAATCTTTACATGGGATTTGCCCTAGGTCCCCTTTCGGACCACTGGGATGGTAATTCATATTAGCTTCTCTCCTACCCCCAGCCGTCACTGGCCATAGGAAAGGCTTTAGTAGTACCATTCCCTTGGTAGTGGTTGGGGCAAGGGTGGGGCGAGGAGGCAGAAGATGAGAGGTTGACGTGGGAGTGTTGCAGGCGGCTGGGAAGTAGAATTAGAAGGTttcttggagaaaaaaatgtggaCATCTCCAATTGAGTACCATTCTTCTGCCTTTCTATATCTCTTGGGTGTTTTAGCAGTCTGGGCTCCCCTCCTACTTCTAATCAGTGGTCTGAACACATTTCCAGGAAGGTTCTTGGATCAACCCAGCTCCACGTTTTCCTCTTTTGCTCCATGTCCATCAGGGCCTGTCCTCTGTTTGGATTGTATCCTCATGTCCTTCTTGGTCCCTGCAGTTTGTGGGGGGCCTATTGAAGCACTTCTCTTGTGACTTCCGTCTTTCTCACTAGAAACCATGCACTATTCTAGACTTGGGAAGTGGTCCTTCTTAAGTATGAGCCTCAGCAGAACAAGGAGTCTGGTGCAGACCAAAGAGCTGGCTCCAACTGTGGTATTTTTTCCCTTAGTGAGCCCCTTAAATGTCTCTGTGGAGGAACTTGAGGACAGAGTATTTTTGAGATGCAGTACCAGTATCACGTGGCTAGAAGGAACAGTAGGACAACTGGCCTTAGACAATAAAACTATGGACTTGGGAAAACGCAACCTGGACCCACGAGGAGTGTATGTGTGCAATGGGACAGATGGAAAAACCAGGAAAACATCTACTCTGCAAGTATACTATCGAAGTATGTGCTTCCAGGACCCTTTGGGTTGGAATGGATGGGGCCTCTGGATATGAGAACTTTCTAGGTGTAGGAGCCCTGGTGTACCAGTCTGTGCTCTCAACAAACTGGGTTGCTCTCGTAATGGTATGAGCCAGATTTTGGAGCCCTGAGTGGGAAATAGCTTAATGGCAAAAGAACAATAGGGACCTTGTGACCCAAGCTGTAGGGGCTTGGTTGGGAGAGTGGTTGGCCTACTGCCTTGTTTAAGTTCCTACAAAGCTGAGACAACTTCTTGGCTCTCCTCAGGGATTTCTTGGGTTGAAGGTTAGAGGTAGATGTAGCAAGGCTCTCAGCAGGACTTTTTCCAAGTTTGGGTCTTGGCATGAGAGACCCTGGGGCTGCCCTAAGAGGCAGAGATGGTTCCCTGATCTTGAAGACCCTCCACCTCTCCTtcggcctcccctcccccacagtgTGCCAGAACTGTGTGGAGCTGGACTCAGCCACCCTGGCAGGCATTGTCATCACCGACATCATTGCCACTGTGCTCCTTGCTTTGGGAGTCTACTGCTTTGCTGGACACGAGACTGGAAGGCTCTCCAGGGGTAAGTGGAAGGGACAGAACATGTGTGTCTTGTGGCTGTGAATGTGGGTATGAGTGTGTACCTGCTAAGGAATGGGGCTGGAGGTGGGTTGTGTCTCATCTGGGGGTCACTATTGCAACCTCCTAAGGACTCCTACAACTGGTTGCTGACAGAACTTAGGTGCCCATATGGCTCATGCAGACTTCCAAGGGTGTGACCAGCTGCAGTCCCCCTGCAGCATTCATGGGGTCTCACTGTCCCATCTCCTAGGCCCTTGTTGACTCTCTTTCCCTGGTTCTTCTAGCTGCTGACACTCAAGCTTTGTTGGGGAATGACCAGCTCTATCAGGTGAGCCCTGAGGGGAAAAGGATGAGAATGGG is a window of Eschrichtius robustus isolate mEscRob2 chromosome 11, mEscRob2.pri, whole genome shotgun sequence DNA encoding:
- the CD3D gene encoding T-cell surface glycoprotein CD3 delta chain, translated to MEHRSFLSGLILAALLSQVSPLNVSVEELEDRVFLRCSTSITWLEGTVGQLALDNKTMDLGKRNLDPRGVYVCNGTDGKTRKTSTLQVYYRMCQNCVELDSATLAGIVITDIIATVLLALGVYCFAGHETGRLSRAADTQALLGNDQLYQPLRDRNDAQYSRLGENWARNK